Proteins found in one Gardnerella vaginalis ATCC 14018 = JCM 11026 genomic segment:
- a CDS encoding DUF3046 domain-containing protein produces MREREFWELLEEVFGREFGRSIAKDQELQKLNGMSAREAIDAGVEPRIVWNVLCDHMNIPDSKRWGKDHNAPPMPAK; encoded by the coding sequence ATGCGCGAGCGTGAATTCTGGGAGCTTCTTGAAGAGGTATTTGGCAGGGAGTTTGGCAGGAGTATCGCAAAAGATCAGGAGCTGCAAAAACTTAATGGTATGAGTGCTCGTGAGGCGATTGATGCTGGAGTAGAGCCAAGAATTGTCTGGAATGTTTTATGTGATCACATGAATATTCCTGATAGTAAGAGGTGGGGTAAAGATCATAATGCTCCACCAATGCCTGCAAAATAG